In the Malus domestica chromosome 16, GDT2T_hap1 genome, one interval contains:
- the LOC103403703 gene encoding major allergen Pru ar 1 — protein MIYTDSSQLHNTCGLKSQPQFIYKYHLYHSPLHLNISSVQTILLILFALHLIIFSSQKITMGVFTYETEFISVIPPPRLFKAFILDADNLIPKLAPQAVKGIEILEGNGGVGTIKKVTFGEGSQLGFVKHRIDGIDKDNFVYSYTLIEGDGLLSDKIEKVAYETKLVASPDGGSIVKSTSHYHAKGDVEIKEEQVKAGKEQASGLFKLVESYLLANPDAYN, from the exons ATGATCTACACCGACAGTTCACAGCTTCACAACACTTGTGGCCTAAAATCTCAACCTCAGTTcatctataaataccacctatACCATTCTCCTCTTCATCTCAATATCTCCTCGGTTCAAACAATTCTCTTAATCCTTTTTGCTCTTCATTTGATCATTTTTTCAAGTCAAAAAATCACAATGGGAGTTTTCACCTATGAAACCGAGTTCATCTCGGTCATTCCCCCACCTAGATTGTTCAAGGCTTTCATCCTCGACGCCGATAACCTTATCCCGAAGCTTGCTCCACAAGCAGTGAAGGGCATtgaaatccttgaaggaaacgGAGGGGTTGGAACCATTAAGAAAGTTACCTTCGGCGAAG GCAGCCAATTAGGGTTTGTAAAGCACAGAATCGATGGGATTGACAAGGACAATTTTGTATACAGTTACACTTTGATTGAAGGAGATGGTTTGTTGTCCGACAAAATTGAGAAGGTAGCTTATGAGACCAAATTGGTGGCATCTCCTGATGGAGGATCCATCGTCAAAAGCACCAGCCATTACCATGCCAAGGGTGATGTTGAAATCAAGGAAGAGCAAGTTAAGGCTGGTAAAGAGCAGGCTTCCGGTCTCTTCAAGCTTGTTGAAAGCTACCTCTTGGCCAACCCTGATGCCTACAACTAA
- the LOC103403673 gene encoding major strawberry allergen Fra a 1-3 produces MGVLTYETEYASIIPPARLYNALVLDADNLIPKIAPQAVKTVEILEGDGGVGTIKKVSFGEGSEYSYVKHKVEGIDKDNFDYSYSLIEGDAISDKIEKISYEIKLVASGSGSIIKNTSHYHTKGDVEIKEEHVKAGKDKAHGLFKLIENYLVANPDAYN; encoded by the exons ATGGGTGTCCTCACATACGAAACCGAATACGCCTCAATCATCCCCCCTGCTAGGTTGTACAATGCCCTTGTTCTTGATGCTGACAATCTCATTCCGAAGATTGCTCCACAAGCAGTCAAAACTGTTGAAATTCTCGAGGGAGATGGCGGTGTTGGAACCATCAAGAAAGTTAGCTTTGGTGAAG GGAGTGAATACAGCTATGTGAAGCACAAGGTTGAGGGAATTGACAAAGATAACTTTGACTATAGCTATAGCTTGATTGAAGGGGATGCCATTTCTGACAAAATTGAGAAGATCTCTTATGAAATTAAGTTGGTGGCATCTGGCAGTGGTTCCATCATCAAGAACACCAGCCACTACCACACTAAGGGAGATGTTGAGATCAAAGAAGAACATGTTAAGGCTGGCAAAGACAAGGCCCATGGTCTGTTCAAGCTTATTGAGAACTACCTTGTGGCCAATCCTGATGCCTACAACTAA